The Heterodontus francisci isolate sHetFra1 chromosome 37, sHetFra1.hap1, whole genome shotgun sequence DNA window CTCTGTTTGAATATTCTATGTCATACTCTCTAGGCTCCCTTGAGGAATGACCATAAAGAATCAGCTAGCATCTGTGAATTAATACACCATGAATTGGTATTTTGAATAGGTACGATAGATCCTTTGACATCATAAATTTATGGCTTGAAAGCACAGAGTTCCTGTTACAAAAGACGTATGGTAACATTGAAtctgacacacagcaaacaattttATCATGAGAAATAACAGTTAACTTTTTGTATCAGTATGACAGAGCACAGAAAATTAGTAACAGTTGAAGGGAAGGGACAGAACAGCAGGCTATGAAATCAAAAGAACAGAACAGCAGACTGTAAATAACAGTGAGAACCAATGACTGAAGACTAATATCAGTGAGACTGAAGATAATTGAATATCCTATCAGTAAGAAAGTGGATAGCAGATTGTAATGTGATATATCCATGAGGAAGAGGACAGCAGACTGCATTGAGAAAGTGGAAAGGACAGCAAAGATTATATgaacatacggattaggagcaggaataggtcacacggccccttgagcctgctctgccattcaacaagatcatggctgatctgattgtaacctcaactccacattcccacctacctctgataacctcttacccacttgcttatcaagaatctatctacaaatgccttaaaaatattcaaagactctgcttccactgccttttgaggaacagaattccaaagactcataacactctgagaaaaaagttctcctcatctctgtcttaaatgggtgaccccttatttttaaacagtgacccctagttctagattctcccacaaagggaaatatcttttccacatacaccctgtcaagacccttcaggatcttatatctttcaatcaagtcgcttcttactcttctaaactccagcaggtacaagccgagcctgtccaacctttcctcataagacaacctgcccattccaggtataagtatagtaaaccttctctgaactgcttccaacgcatttatatccttccttaaataaggagaccaatactgtacacagtactccagatgtggtctcaccaatgccctgtataactgaagcataacctccctacttttgtattaaattcctctcacaataaaccatatcattctattagctttcctaattatgtgctgtacctgcatgccaacattttgccattcatgcactaggacacccagatccctctgcatctcggagttctgcaatcatccaccatttagataatatgcttctttttcattcttcctgtcaaaatggacaatttcatattttcctacattatactccatttaccagatctttgcccactcacttaccctatctatatccctttgtagcctccgtatgtccccttcacaacttattttcctacctttgtgtcatcagcaaattgagcaaccatttggggtgccttcatccaagtcatttatataaattgtaaaaagttgaggccccaacacagatccctgtggcacatcactcgttacatcttgccaaccagaaaatgacccatttatgcctactctctgtttcctgttagctagtcaatcttctatccatgcctatATAttacccttacaccatgagcttttattttctgcaataaccttggaTGTGGtactatatcaaatgccttctggaaatctaagtacagtacatccatcggctcccctttatcctcagcacatgttacttcttcaaagaactccaataaattaattaaacatgatttccctttcactaaacaatgttgactctgcctgattactttgaatttttctaagtttcctgttataacatctttaataatagtgtctaacattttccctatgacagatgttaagctaactggcctgtagtttcctgctttctgtctttttgagtaaaggaattacattggctattttccaatcaaatggaatcttccccaaatctagggaattggaggaaattaaaaccaatgcatcaactatctcactagccacttattttaagaccctaggatgaagtccatcaggacctggggacttgtcagcccgcagctccaatgatttgctcagtaccacttccctgatgattgtaatttttctGAGTTCCtctctcctttccatttcctgatttacagctatttctggggcattgcttgtatcttctatagtgaagactgatgtaaaatacttgttcaattcatctgtcatctccttattttattaattccccagaatgattttctgtaggaccaacgctcactttgttaactcttttctttttaaaatatctatagaaactcttactatctgtttttatatttctagctagctttctctcgtattctaatttttccctccttattgatCTTTAATcactctttgctgctttttatgttttgtccaaccttctgacctgccatacatctttgcgcaattatatgctttttctttaattttgatactatctttcacTTTTTAAGTTAACTGTGGATGGTGGGtcgtccccttggaatttttctttctcactggaatatatctattctgtgtattctgaaatatccccttaaatgtctgtcactgcatctctattgacctatcccttaacctaatttgccagttcactttagctagctgtgctttcattccctcataattgcccttatttaagtttagaatactagtcttagacccactcttctttccctcaagctcattgtaaaattcaatcatatcttaTAATCTTATAATATCAGCAAAACTGATATGTTGATTTCCAAAAGAAGGCAGAATAAATGTTTGGGTTTTGATTTGAAAATGAGAGCTATCAGCAATACACATTGAGATTCCATCGATCGCTTGTATTAATATTGAGCTAGAGGGGGGAATTCCGAACTATTTGTATGGTTGGTTTGAGCTTCGGAGGACTCTTGACATTTATTTTACATGGgcagcctggcaattgtgtgaagttAGTACCTCAACCCTGCATTCCACTGAGTTGCATGGACTTCAGTGCCTGTAGTACAGTGAGGATGCACTCTTGGAACAAATCCCTGCCATGATTTCCCAAACAGTGCTTGATGAAGTGTGTACAATTTGTGTTGATGAGACAGACTGATGTATGATCTGTTGAGTTGTGCTGTTCATCTCAAGTGTGAAAAGCCTGCACCAACCTAAACTATAGAGATGGATAATTATGAATGATTTCTGACACATAAATTGATTTTTCTCCATTTTTGCTCAAACCTGGCATCTGATTAATGGCTTAGATCCAGCCCTCCACAGAAAGCAGAGCCTTTGTTTAATATTTTTTCAAAGGAAACTGTGTAGCATTTCCCAGTGagctcattaattcattttaattattAAGAGTTGCATATTAATGAAGGGTAAGAATAATTTTGATATATTGAAGCATAAAGAGAAAAAAAGAATTATATTGAAAAATTATAAAGAAAAATTACACTAGAGCATTGTTCCTCTCCTCAAGCATGAGATGTTTCAGGTTGTAAACGTGAATGAACCACCTCCTTCCTTGTGGGATTCACAGAAAATCATCAGATGTGGTTTCAGAAGCACAAGAAAGCAAATAAGATGAGGTCAAAGTGATAAAGATGGTAAGGCTGACTGGCAATTACTATAATGAACAGGTTATGTTTTACAGTATGCTGTTGTATCAGTGATTCATTTTGAAACCAGAGCCTTCAAATTACCGTTGGCAATAAGTTGACAAATGTTTCACACATTCATATGACAGTCTTTGTCTGATATTTTAACAGAGGTGTTAAAATAAATGGGTTTAAAAACCTGGAGAACAACGGATTGAAACTATGAACAGTCGTTTATTTATAAGCTGAAAAGCACAATAGAATAGCAAAAACAAAAGTGCTTAACTTTACTATAATGTACATGATTCACCATTGTAGTTTGGCTCTGGTCAGTGGAACAAATTCAGTGGGGTATATTGTCGTATGATTGTATATTCTCCCAGTCGTGTATATTCTGTTTGGGCTATATTCTCTCAGTGTATAGTATCAGGAATGAGCAAGTGTGGACAGTGAAGGAAATATGCCATTAAAGAACGAGAAAAAGACACTTTCTACTCACTGGCCCCTTCTCAGCTACCAATGCGACTCTGTACTTTCCCTACCTGCAGGTTGAATAGTGGATTGCTGGATATTACTGAGTGACCAAACTGCAATGGGTAATGGGCAGAGAGGGTATAAATTGGTTTTACCTGCTTTATTTTGTACTGAACTATCAATTTGGGTTATTAAGATATCCAAAACGAACCTAACTGTGATGTTAGGACTTCAAAAAATAAGAAAGTGAAATGTCAATTGTGTTTAGAACCACCATGAAAAAAAACAGGAAATTCCCTCACATGGAAAAATGTCAGCATCAGATTATTATAGGAGATACGACTTAGTGCCTCACAGTCCAACAGAAATCAGATCTGGTGGAGGGATAAACCCCAAACATTAACCTGCCTTTTATCTCCCAGTCTTGCTGTTTatatccagtgttttctgtttattTCAAGTTCCCATTTCCTGTTTTCGCCTGCTGGTTGCAGTTTGTTCCTGTGGTTTTTAGACAAGGAATGTTGTTTTCTTAAAAGGTTTTCCTGGAGATCTGAGGAATTAATGAATTGTAATGATTTTCACAAACACTTTCAGTATTTGTTATCAAATGTTAAGATTGGCTTATCCAACTTAAAAGATTCCCAGTTCCATCCCATTTGGGGATTTTGTCTCTCTAGCCCATAGGACGCACTGTCTCTCTAGCCCATAGGGCGCACTGTCTCCAGTCCATAAGGAACGCTGTCTCTCCAGCCCATTGGCGAGAGGGTGGGGCGATGTCTCCAGCCCATGGGGTACCATTGCCTAAAGTCCAAAGAGGAGCAATGAGGGTCCGTTGTCTCTAGATCAATGTAGTGCCCGCTGCCTCCAGTCCATTGAAGGGCTGGCCATCTCTTGTCCATGGAGGACAACTGTGTACAATCCATTGGGTGCTATCTGACTCCAGCCCATGGAGAGCGATATCTCTAGTCCATTGGTGTGTTCAGCTGGTTTACCTGGAATTCCTGAGCAGTTTGTTCCAGATCAAAGAGATGCAATGAATCCGCCTCCGTGGCTTCCAAGACCTTGTCTTCGGTCACCTTGTGTTCCTTGCCGGCTGGGAGGACGATGTGGTCGTTCACCTGGATCACAGACTCTGCGGAGTCTGTTTCTGGCCGGAGAGCCAGCATATTTCTGAGGGTCATCCCCAACCGAGGGGCGCTGTTGGAGTTTCTCATGGAGAAGGACACGACACTCGGTCGCCGCTCCCACCATCGTCGGCAACAGGGCAGGTACTTGGCCATGGCCCGTTTGAAGTCCCGCATGAAGAGAGGGTAGATGATGGGGTTCATGGTGCTGTTACAGTAGCCGAGCCAGGTCAATACATCAAAGAGTAGGGCTGGGACACAATCACAAACCGCCTGCAGGCAAGAGACACACTGTTAAACGGCAGATAGTGGTAAAAATACAACACAGTTAATAAAGCAGCTTCAGTGATTTCGGCTCAGCAGCCTGAGAGAAAACTGAGATCCCGTTGAAATTACAATTTATATTGATTCAAAATTCGTAAATCCTAGCCTTGGCTGGAGCAGGGGGGGAAAACACAGATAAATAAAACGATGAAAATGAGCTGCTTATTAATATCCTGATCTGTCTTTACTGCACATTGGTCAAACCCAGGCAGCCCCAGGAATACCGGAGAATGAGAAGCTTCCGAGTGGGCTTTGCTGTGATTTGGGGCATTTAGAAATACCTTTTCAGAAAATCTTATATTTTGTTCTTTCCAGCAAAGAGGCTGAGATCCAGGGATCCTGTTCAATATTTCAGGCAGAAATTATTATATAGGTTCGAGATTTGACATATGGTTTTGCGAAGATTTGGAAAACGCTCAGTGTACTGAGACTCCAGTGTCATGGGTCACATCTCGCCTTGTTTTTCGGGGCGCTTTTTTATGATAATGAAAATGTGTTTTGCATGTATGAGAGATAGAGACAAAGGATGAGgcagagcgagagggagaaagagacagtaatACAAATAAATACATTCAcacaacacagagacagacaggtTAGCGTAGATACAgacagaaagcaagagagagacacaCGGTCAGAAGTGGAAACGCACACACAAAGATAGATGCACCGATTGGCAGACGCCAATCAGAGAGAAATGGGCTGTTCAATGCCAGGGAATGacatttcacagaatcatagaacgtttacagcacagcaagaggccacttggcccatcgtgtctgtgccagccaaaaaaatgattaacccattctaatcccaccttccagcatttggtccctggccctgcagattacagtacttgagatgcatatccagactccttttaggctgtgagttccagacccccaccaccctctgggtgaaaaaacttttcctcatcttgcctctaatctttctaccaatcacttaaaatgtatgcctcctagtcactgacctctctgctaaggtgaataggcccttcacatccactctatccaggcccctcaaaatgttgtatatttcaatcagatctccctgggCCTACTCCGTTTCAGGGAGAGCAAccccggcctatccaatctttcctcatagctacatttttccagtcctggcaacatccttgtaaatcttctctgtccctctccagtgcaattacatcctttctgtaatgaggtgacgtaTTACtcactgtactcaagttgtggccgaaccaatgatttatacagttccagcataacctccctggtatattctatacctcggctaataaaggaaaggattccatatgccttaaccaccttatttCTCCCATTTGTAATGCCAGTTTAGTATAAATTAATCCCAGGTAAAGTACAACGCTGGCGAATGTAAAGTTCACACTGCTATTACCTTCATACAGCCCTCCTATATAGTTAATGGTTAGTGGGCCAGCCGGGTTTCTTGTTGAGGTCTCGGAATTAGATTAGCGATTTACCTCGAAATCGTGACTTGTATAGTTCTCTGGACCGGCACTTATTGGAAATTGGATTAAGATTTCATTTAGCACCCTCTCCGTTTCATCTATCATAGTGAAGAGGCCATCGAATGGAGTGGATTGGACACCAACTGGTTAAAAGGGGCCACAGAACACAGCTTTGAAATGAGAGTTCCTGCTTAGATTGTCTCGGTGTCGAGGGATTCCTGTCAGCGGGAGACTTGTGATTCTCGTCCTCAGCTCTGAAACATGCTCACCTGCGTCACATTGGCCACAAAGAATGGCAGCCAGGCCACAAAGAACATTCCCAGTAAAACTCCCAGAGTCAGGCTGGCTTTCAAAGCCCTCTTACTGTGTTTGGTTGTAAATTTTCTACTGTCGCTGGTTCTTGCTGATGGATTCTGAGCTCCCGGGACCTGGAAATAAAAACAGAGGCAGAATCTGAGCGAGAGATGATCTAGACATGGACATCACCAAAGGGAACTCCGAGCAGGGCTTAAGTATATAAAACAATGCCATAAAACAGTCAATAAAAACCTACAGGTTCTCTCTACGCGTGTACAATTCCTAGTCCTGGGGTTTTTATGGCGTCACTTGTCTGGAGATTAAATGTGTGGCCGAGGTAGTTTGGTCGGTTCGGTGATTTAAAATTGGAGCTTTTTTTAAATTAACTATTAACGTTAAAAAGTTGGCAGAGCCCAAAAAAAAATGCAAATATTGGATTTTAAAGTGTTTTTCGCTCAATCTAGTTCGCTCAATATGTTTGAACCGTGTATGGTCAGACTTAATTGTGGACGCGATGGGGAAAGAAACCATTTGCCCAGGTAGAGAGTGACCTGTGCTGAGAAGGGGTTTCCGATCCGCAGCTGATCAGTCTGCAGTGGGCGGACTGGGAGGTCGCTGTCTGAGGTGCTGAAAGTCCAGCTCCCGCTCCGGCCTGGCGCTAGTGGTCAGTCTCAAGCTCCTATTGCAATTGGTTTCAATCCGATTGCAGTGGCCGAAGAATAgtttaccacccccaccccccccccccccccacccccaccgccctccTCTGGGTTCAGCTGTTGGTTGTTGAATAAAACCACCCCGTCAGCTGCAGTGCAATGGGAGACTGGATTTCAATAGATCCACCTTCTCATTCCCCAAATAGTCCGTCATTCTGATCATTTATTTAGATTCTGTCTAAACtggcagccacccccccccccccccccccatctctacctgtttaatgccatcccgggGTCTTCAGTGAGGGCAATTTCTCAGACAAATCCATATGCTATTTATGAAAGAGGCTGCATTACCTGCACAGGGTCATCAGAAGTGGTGGCCACATTGGTAGTCAAAGAGGCCACTTGCACCGCTTGCTTTCTGGCAGCCAGCAGGATTCGGCAGTAGGTGAAGGAGATGGCTACAGAGGGCAGGAAGAATGTGAGACAGGAGGCTATGAGAGCGTAGGGAAGGCTGACCAAGAGCCTACACTGAGCCCCTTCACCCTCCACCTCAAGGGTGACGTTGAAAGCCCGAACATCAAAGTCCATCTCATGCCATCCCATCTCAATGGGCAAGAAGGAAGCCAAGGCGGCCAGGGTCCAGGTGGTGGATATGAGAAAAAGAGCTCGGCAAGAAGTCATCCGCAGTTTGTATTTCAGGGGGGAGATGATGAGAAAGTATCTGTCCAGGCTGATCACACAAAGGTTGAGAATGGAAGCGCTACAACACATAACATCAAAGGAGTACCAGATGGAGCAGAAGTCACTCTCCAACACCCATCTTCCATATAGTTCATTCAGCATTGCCGGGGGCATCACAACCAAACCCACCATCAGGTCAGACATGAAAAGGGAGACCAGGAAGTAATTGGAAGTGTTGCGCAGAGAGCGCTGTGTAAAAATCAGCAAAATCAGGAGAAAATTGCCGGCGGTGGTCAGGATGATGATGAGACAGAGAAAGGCTGCGATCCATTCATTGCCCTCCTGAGCCGTCCGCTCCTCGAGCTTGGTGCCGTTGCCCTCGACGGACAGTCCCCTTTCCATGTGCAGAGGTGAATGAAAACGGTGAAACAACAAAACCAGCTTGGGGAATTgtctttcacatctggcagggatGCAGAGCCGAGCAGCGAGTGTGTAACAGGAGCAGACACATGCAACAGTTCGACCTGCCAAGGGTGCCACACGGCGTCTGCTTTCCGGTTGCAACTGCGGCTCTTAAATGTGGATCGAAAAGTGATGGTAGTTGCACAGAAAACACGCAAAATACTCGAGTGTCTGAGCAGCGATGTAGGGAACAGACTCGATGGGGTTAGAATTCAGAATTCCTGTCTAATTAATTCCTTCAAGTTCAGTTTTAACTTATGCAAAGGTTTGTTCTTGGCTATAATCGTTTTATATATTAGATAATTAGATGGGAGAGAAAAAAATTGACAAAGGATTGAGTCTGTTAATGAGATACATCCAGACTGAAAGATTTTCTTTAATAAGCAAATATATGGAACTGGTTAATTCCGAAGTTTTCACTGATCCGCAAGAAATGTGGGTGATGAGAGGAACTGACCGCTATTTTATTGGACACAATTGTGTTGGGGAGAAAAATTAACAAGTCGAAGTAGAAATTGGTTTGTGACAATTAACCCACTGGAACATTGAGGGAGCAAAGTCCCAGTCAATGGTTACCAAAGGCAAGAAAAGGGATGAAACCAACTCAACCTCTGTCCCAGCAGAAACCTGCAGCCAACTGGAAAAGCCAACACAGCAGCTGAGAAAAGTAGCCCAACAGAAACCTCAACAAGAGGGAGTCAGAGTTTCTCCACCTCTCTAGAGCTGGGATCATCttcctgaatcccctccaacaataAAATAACTTAAAACACTGACTGGCGCTGATACAAACGGTGGTTAAAGTGCCTCCGGTTGTGCAGTTGTACGGATAGAAGTTGGAGGTATTTTTTGAATCTACTTTCAAAATGTTCAGGATTCCCACATCTTAAACAGAATGCTCACCCTCCCAGAAAAGGAAATCAGCGGGCAGTCTCATTAATCGGGGATAATTCTGCTCAGTTACTGACTAACCTCTCATCCCTCTGGCTGCCAACCGGGTTTAGGTATTTAATCATTGCAGGTTTGTGGAAACACATTGATGTGTAGGTGAGCGACTTCGCCGCTCCACGTGAAACGAGGTTTGGAAAATATGTAATTAGAAAATCTAATACTTGGAAGGAGAGTGGAAATAAAAGGAATGACACAGAACGCTCCCTATTCCTCAACAGGAGGGGAAGTTTCCGTCATCCATTTAATTCGAGCTCATACCCTTTATTTTGCTCCCCTCATCTCTTCCCTGAAAACTGATTCATGCTCGGGGAGCGACACCAACTTCCCTCCAGTACTTTGCCTAAGTGAGATTAGGAGCTTTCAACTTCTAAGGGCATCAGAGCAGGTTTCAGCCTGCCTTACCTTTCCTCCAATTACCCCCACTTGCCATTAGACCTCACATGATAGTCACTAAGGTTGAGACCAcctttcagctgcctctgccaaatTCCTCCCTTCCCCTTGCCCATCAAGATAAGGTTCCCTCTTTCCCTAGCCACAAACGCATATCTTTCTCGAGTTTCTCTTCTTTCTTCCCTCAAGCACTTTCTACACTCAGCTTGTCCATGGGACCTATCAACCTGCTGTCTCCACTCGATTTCCCACTAAACTGTTGATAACCCAGTTTCTCTGTTAGCTGATATTTTAAACTGTTCCCTCT harbors:
- the htr6 gene encoding 5-hydroxytryptamine receptor 6 translates to MERGLSVEGNGTKLEERTAQEGNEWIAAFLCLIIILTTAGNFLLILLIFTQRSLRNTSNYFLVSLFMSDLMVGLVVMPPAMLNELYGRWVLESDFCSIWYSFDVMCCSASILNLCVISLDRYFLIISPLKYKLRMTSCRALFLISTTWTLAALASFLPIEMGWHEMDFDVRAFNVTLEVEGEGAQCRLLVSLPYALIASCLTFFLPSVAISFTYCRILLAARKQAVQVASLTTNVATTSDDPVQVPGAQNPSARTSDSRKFTTKHSKRALKASLTLGVLLGMFFVAWLPFFVANVTQAVCDCVPALLFDVLTWLGYCNSTMNPIIYPLFMRDFKRAMAKYLPCCRRWWERRPSVVSFSMRNSNSAPRLGMTLRNMLALRPETDSAESVIQVNDHIVLPAGKEHKVTEDKVLEATEADSLHLFDLEQTAQEFQVNQLNTPMD